tacTACCCTTGTTTTTTTTGCAATAAGAGCATTATATAGCCCTGGCCAACTTTGAATTTGGTGGTCTCTTCATATTTTATAGCATGTGGTTTGTATGGAATGGGCTTACTGAGTATTTTCTGAACTAgtgaattaaaatataagaaaagtttAAATCtgattacaattttttttctcatttccatAGGATGGCTGGCTGTGGTGAAATTGATCACTCAATAAATATGCTTCCTACAAGTCGGAAGACGAATGAGTCCTGTTCTAATACTGCACCTTCTCTAACAGTTCCCGAGTGTGCCATCTGTCTACAAACATGTGTTCATCCAGTCAGTCTGCCCTGTAAGCATGTTTTCTGTTATCTCTGTGTAAAGGGCGCCTCATGGCTTGGGAAGCGATGTGCTCTTTGTCGACAAGAGATCCCTGAGGATTTTCTTGACAAGCCAACCTTGTTGTCACCTGAAGAACTTAAGGCTGCAAGCAGAGGAAATGGTGAATATGCGTGGTATTATGAAGGAAGGAATGGGTGGTGGCAGTATGATGAGCGCACTAGTCGGGAGCTAGAAGATGCTTTTTCCAAAGGTAAAAAGAACACGGAAATGTTAATTGCTGGATTTCTGTATGTTGCTGATCTCGAAAACATGGTTCAGTATAGGAGAAACGAACATGGACGTCGCAGGAAGATTAAGCGAGATATAGTAGATATACCAAAGAAGGGCGTAGCTGGACTTAGGCTGGACTGTGACACCAGTACTGTAAATCTAGCCAGAGAGAGTTCTGCTGATGGTGCGGACAGTGGATCAGCACAGACTGGAGCTTCTGTTCAGCTTCCAGTGCCATCCTCTGCAAGGCCCCTAACATCAGTTGATGGTCAGTTAACCAGCCCTGTAACACCGTCCCCTGATGCAGGCGCTTCTTTGGAAGACTCTTTTGCTCATTTACAACTCAGTGGAGACAGCATAGCTGAAAGGAGTCATAGAGGTGAAGGAGAAGAAGATCATGAATCACCTTCTTCTGGAAGAGTCCCAGATACCTCTGTGGAAGAAACCGAGTCAGATGCCAGTAGTGATAGTGAGGATGCCCCTGCGGTGGCTGCACAGCACTCCTTGACCCAACAGAGACTTTTGGTTTCAAGTGCAAACCAGACAGTAGCTGACCGGGCTGACCGATCAGTTGCAGGGGGTGGGACCATGAGTGTCAATGTCAGATCCAGAAGGCCTGATGGACAGTGCACAGTGACAGAGGTTTAAACAAATGTCTTCAGCACCACACTCAAGGGTAAAATGGATACCTGTAAATTTCTGCCCACATAACATTATACTCATCCTTAGTAGTGCATTGTGGGAGTTGGGGTGGGAAGGGATATGGGAAGGACAGACCTGAAATTAAAATGTCTAACATGCCTCTGCtgaaatttatttaatgtgaggAATTGGGGTGTTGATAGTTGAGAGTGGTTAAGTATAACACAGTTTTCTTGACATCTGTTTACTTTATAGtgtatttttttaagtctttagTTCTTTTGGCTAATGTGTCCTTGTGCATTAATGGTCCTCATCTGACTCTTGCACTACCTTATTTTTCTGCATGGATTGGTATAAAATCTTCACCTAAATTTGGCACCTGTGAGATACTTGATTATCATTATGAGCAGGAAGCTTAATGTCAAAAATAGAGTGAATTTGGGATTTAAAACTAGATGACTAACAAGTACTTCATATTGGTCTTATTGAGATAGAAATGTAAAGCTGCAGCTAATAAGTTTCAGAATCTGTAACACACTTCATGGTGTTCCTTTCCATAAGATTTGCTGTCTTGTCCTTGTACTCTGAGGTTTCTCTTagtctgcatttttctttttgattaaaaaaactttataatttaataaatactaGAGTTTATCAGAAatgatttgtttcttgtttgagTTTGGAAAAGGGATGGGGGCACTTTGCTATTTGTGGCTAGAGAGCTTTTAAAAGGTGAGGTTTGAACTGATTATATTCTATTCAACCTGTCCCTTACTCAGAAGTCAGTCTGATTCCTTCAGAAGAGAATATGGAAAGAGAAGCTATCAATGGGTACTGTGTTTGGAATAAACAGATGTGGAAAAAGATCCAAAGGCTGTGGGATTGAAATTTCTCAAGCGGCTAATaacattaatttacatttcctttACCAGTCTCTGTCAGTTGGGTTActgtctgggctacacagagaacttaGAAGCATAGTGTTATAGATCCAATAAGTCCAATTTATATGGCTTGGCAAAGTAGGAAGTACTGACGAACACAAAATTGTCAGTTTGTCTTGGAGAAAACACATCTATCtatgtttcctttaaaaagtgGGATCCTGTGTTTACATACTTCTAAATTGTATTAGGATTATCAAGTTAATGGAGtgctaaaacaacaaaaatgtcattATTTTGAGTGTCTTTTACTGTCGCGcccccgctagatcagcaaggaagatgcgacaaacctgatccttctcaacagcctttattggaagcgctcttttagatttctgggagagaccttgaatgcccagaacgggctgcttatatacccccagccctgggcggagcaaagcgcatggaggtgcacgattggtcaatttgcagtgcctcatatgcatacCCCTCAGCATACCCCGCCCAGGAGGGGGTGACTGGTCAGGTttgtggtaccctagtggtacctcatttgcatgccccgttcgggaggggctggagccaaattccaaagtgcactgcgcatgcactggtagttactaccagagcctaagcagctgccatcttggattgccgcgGCTGGCACGCGAATAGGAGTCAAAGCGGCAGCGCTGACAGATCTGCGGCTCCGTTTAGTCAACGTCAGGTCGGCGGCTTACATTTTACCTCTTGTTGAGACTGGTTAGAAGTTAATTCTTACACAGTTTTTAATAAGTGAATTCTGAAATAGACAAAGTTTGGGATATTTGTTTatactaaatttatttattaaaagatagccacacaaaaattAAAGTTAGGTACTACTCAAAATAAATCTGGTGAAAATGAAAAGGATGCttcatgaatatttaataatttcaatttaaaaaaccCTATCAACATTAGTGTTTTACTATTAACTTGAAAATTCCAGGGACCAATACAGTGCTACTCTGTATAGCAGCCGGTGCTGAGTACAGTGGCTTTCACTGTTCAGTAGTCTTTTAAAATAGAAGATGGTTGAAAAGACCAACAAAAGCTCCCACACCAGAGGCAAGATgcacctttttttctttaaatgaagaaCCATTTCCCATCAGAATCCTAGGTGCACAGaggattttctctctctctctctctctctctctctctctctctctctctctctctctctaatatttCTTACATGCCTCTCTAATTTCTCCCAGCTTTTTGCTTCATCTGAAAGATTTACGAAGGTCCTGTAAGTCTGTTTTTAACTTTGCTTTTGTAAATTATTTCAccttaagaaggactgaaacagcCAGAAACAGCAGTATTAACAAGCATTTGGGAGGCGGTCACAGGAGGGTCTGGAATTCAAGACTACCCTTGGCTGTGTAGCAAGTTTAAGACCCTTTCTTAAAGGTTAATTTAGTATGTCACAAAATATAAGCCCAGGCTAAGAATTACTACAGGAATGTAAAAATTGGTAGAAGTATTAAACGgtgagacaaacagacagacagcagagcaCTGATTTGAAATATGGAGAACGCCACCCAAACTAAATAAGCATCTAAGCAGTCCCCTTCGGATGATTTCTGCTGCTTATTTCTAGTGTCATCTCACCTCCATGCAGGCTCCCACTGCAGCTTCACTTGCAGGACACTCACATTTCAAAAACTACTTAGTATGTTTTCCTTTCTTAGCAATAGCCTCTAAATTTGCAGGTCCACCCCACAGTGTTTCCAAAACATCTCGTTCATTCTGTAATGCTTCCTCTAAATACAATTCTCGGCCAGAacagacagatttttttaaacccCTAATGACTTGTGGGGGTCCACTGACAAATTGCTCCAGCCACTTTTGTGCCTGTTCTAGAGCTGTAGCTTCATCTGAGGACTGTAAGACGTCATCAGCCAAGCCTATATTTAAAGCTTCCTTGGAATCCAGTTTGAGAGTCCCACTTAACACTTTGAGAGTTTGTCTGCTGCCAATGATTTCAACCAGCCGGCTGGCACCACCCCAGCTCGGAACTATACCCATCTCCTTGTGGACAAATCTGATCACACTTTCTTCAGTCATTAAcctgtaaaaacaaaaaggaaaaactaaCTACATGTATATACTAGAACCATAAAGTAGTCAATGCTCCTGGCCTGACAGGAAATCACTGATCTTTTTAGGCAGACATAAAAACGTTGGAAAAATGTCCCAGCTAGAATTTAACTTACCATATACTACTCAACAAACACTTGcttttaaaagtaacatttttgTTTCAACTTTTCTAAATTTTGATAAGAACACAGCCTCTTATTTAAGGAACTTTATGGCGCCAAATTCTCAAAAGTAACTGTGATATAAATACTCTTCATTTTTATGGTTGAAAAAACTTGCAAAGGAAGCCAATAGCTCATCCAAAGTCGTACAGCTTTAGTTAACACCAGGATTTGACCCCTAGATAGTTGGCGTCAGTGTCTGGATGCAAATCTCACAGCATAAATCCAAGCTAGAccgaagcagaagcagcaggaatGACCATAAAGAAAATGGCAGTAGCTTGGATTGGCAGTAAGTTCCCATAGGAGTTATACCCAACTAGTGTTTTTATGGATGGTACAATTCATAAAGAGAATAACTGGTGGATGTAGAAAGAAGCTTCACATCTAGTTACTTGTGTAACCAGGGTCCTCCAAGTTCTAGTGTGTACATTATCTCTAAGATATTTGTGCAATGTTTTTGTTGTATGCAACAATGGAAagctttttttttatgtgaaaacttAATTTGAACTAACTGTCAAACTGAAATTTTAGTATTTTCCTAAGAATAGTCATTTTGAAAACTACTCAGTAAAAAGGAAGAGCTGAAGTGACACATTGCCTTCCAGCACACTGTACATTCAACTATGGATGGCTTAGTTCCCATAGTACCAAGTGTCTTACACTGCAGCCTGACCTTGAATCATGAAACACTACAGTGGAGAATTCCTGCAAAAGCCTAGTAACCCACTGGGAACCTTTGTCCTCAGAAGTTTTGAGGACAGAACTCAGAGAAGTTCTGGAAGTACACCAGAAATGTGTCACAATGATAAGCAATTGCTTCTACTGGAAATGGCTTcaagaaatagttttaaatggGTATCAAGCAGAGCAATCTTCATCAAAAGGACCTGAATCTAATCCCATAATGGCAATCTGCCAAAAATTTGAGAAGGAATTAAATTTGCAAAATATAATGTCTAACAGTGTAGAAACAGAAATATTTGCTCCTCTTAAGTAGCATAATTACTTAAATATGCTGGGTTTTAAACCAAATTTTGGAATTGACACGTGTCGGCTTAGCTATGACAACTGAGAAAATGATGTAAGGAGTAATCTTATTTGTAGCAACATAAAAATGAGTAAGACAGTGCATATTGGTACAGTGTAGATAACACTGCATGAGCTCCATAACTTCTAAGAAACCTAGGCAACCATccttacatttgttttattttgtttcttcatttttacaaGGTCACTTTTGTCAGTTTTTGAAGATTTATCACATTTTTCATACGTATGTGGGCACATATCCCATGGCATGTGTATGGAGGTTATACCATGTGAGTCTTGTGGCTGGGACTTGGTTGGGTTGTCAAGGCTTGGTGGGAAGTGCCTTCAGTCACTGAGCCAAACTCATGGCCCCAAGTTTGCCCTTTTTGAATCCTATTTTACAACTAAAAAATCCTCAAAAGATTCTTGTAAAAGCATGCACAATAATCTGAcatgttctttataaattacataGCTAGTATGCTTGTGTTGACATACCCTTTAGtatgcattaaaaataattttgaaaatccACTAGTGTCTCAACAGTGACAGATCATAGCACTTAGCAGAAAACCTTTTACAAGATTCTTTATTAGCCTCACAaagttaaactttaaaaatttcaagCCTTGGAAAATATAATTCAAGAGAAAATTATGGAATCAAATAAGatatatctcaaaataaaaactgctTCATCACCTTCCAGGATAAGAAGTAATTCACATGCAGTTACCTAGTAGTAACTAGGTACGTATTGCTATTGCTTACAGCTAGGGAGAGTCTATGTACCCATAAAGAAGACTTAGCCCTTATAATTATAAAGACATAATATTCCATTTATAAAACCAGTAAACTCCCTTTGACATAAAAGTTCTATGTGCCATTGACATATGGCAAGGAAGAGATGAAATTCATCAGATGTTAGTACGTTTCTTACAGCTGTTTGGATGGAAGAGTTGTAGCAAAAACTGCCCATACTGGGCAGACTACTATTTTGCGTGTATATAGGGACACATACACCACAACACACCATGCAGGCCTCAAGACAATGTAAGGGAAATGGTTCTCCACTTTTGCCATGTGGGACCCAGAGATTGAACCCATgtatctttacctgctgagccatctctgtggccTGACAGGTACTTTTGACAGGGATGCAGATCTAATACTGACCTAAGAAAGGAAAGACTACTCTGTGCTTCTACTACTTTCTGATGAGTTAACCCCAAGTTTCGGGGTTAGTAATCATACCCAAGAACGCTTTTAAATGAACTTAACAAACTACTCAACAGGACgtgttttatagaatatatacaagaAAACCAGTATTTAAAGTGTTCACTGATGAAGAAAGGTATTGTGACCTGTGATAAAAGGCGGGATATGTACTGAACTAGAAGACTGCAGAGCTTTCCCCTGCAGTGCATGGAGACTCTGCCAGCCTCTGGAGCTGGGCTTCCTAACACAGTCTTTCTGGCTTCACACTGCACCCCATAGAGTGCAGCCAAGGAAcaggacacacagacagaggaagaggaatatCATTATGTAGCTGCTAAGCAGTTACTTGCCCTCTCTTGGCCTGAGTTTGCTTGTCTATAAAGCAGTTCTTATACCATAGAACATTAGTTATCAAGTGTGTTCCTATATAATAAATACTTAGAGCATGCAGTTTCCAATtcctttataaataatattttaaaaatctatgataCACTACTATAATGTACTTTTACTTAGAAATATTAAAGCCTCACACACAATAAGTTTTGTGTATTAGCTTTTGTTATAATTTCATAGAACCATTAATTAGCACAGAAACACTGTCTGTAGGAATTCTAAATTGTTTCCTTGTCTATTATAGTATTATATAATCcttaatttgtttaaaattagaACAACTATCTTTACACTGTGAAACCCAGTATGGTAGTGGGCCATCTTCAGTGATGATTACGTGAATGGAGACCATAAAATAGACATATGGTTTTTGTCTTTCCAAATTTTGTTTATCTAGACATGGGATTGAAGTAGAAGATTCAAACTGATTAtgaagggggggaaaaaaaaacagacatttaTGCCTTTAAGGTTTCTTAAGGGAAATTAGGAAATATAGGTAACAACATAAACATTAGAAAGATCACTGCACTGGTATGAGGAAGGTTAAGTGGAACAGGACAGACAATGCGTATCGACTATCTTTCCGGGAAGTAAAGTTTGTTAAAAACTAGTATGAACTTGCTATTGACTTACCTGggttatctctctagccctcgGCCTTTATTCTCTTAGGAAGATTCACATGAAATGTCTGATTCAGGAGAATGTTTCTGACAATTACATACACTAAATCTATTACCAGCTGGTGACTGAGGGGTTGGGAAAGGGCTATTATTCATACTAAGTTATTCCATCGGCCAAACTACTTTTTCCCTGGAAAGAGAAGCGCTGCTTGGGTGAAAATGTCAGCGGAATGGACTCCAAACAGTTACCGAGGCTAAGAAAGCTAAGGACGTTACAGGAGCCACAGTGCATACTTTAAATAGGAACTTCCCTTTTGAGTGCAGTGCTATGAAAGCTTTTGATGTTTGCAGATACTCATGTAAGTCACTGGGCATAGAGATAACTAGTAAGGCACTGGGAGTAATATCAGCCAGTGTGACTTGCATTAAGGTTCCACTTTGTTGTGGCTGGAGCTAGTAACAAAGTGTATTCAGCAGGCAGTCCTTTCTGGAGCCCTTACTTTTAATACTGTAGATGCTCTTGGGATGTGGATTGAAAAGGgttcagaaatccaggatgatgATTTTCAAACATGTATGGTAATAATCAGTTTTTTCTTCACTTAAACAAAACTGGTTTCTATTATCTTCTCTACAGAAGGTAACACACCTAGCAACAGATCCTATATATGAGTTACCCAAACATATATACCAACAAGAAAGTTGATTTAATGAAATACAGCTAAAAATTAAGACCAGAAATAAATTTATCAATTTTAAGTGTATACCAAAATAAGATTCCCAATATCACTACTCTATAAcaattattaagtaaaataaaaattgcacTGAGTTTAAGCCTATGTGATACCATGGCAGAGGCTTTGATAACTTAGATAGCTACTAATGACTAATGGGCAGGTATCAGCATTGCACAGTTCAAAGGGATAGTTCACCTCTAATCAGACAAGGTAGAATGACATGAGATGTCACCAGTCCACTCACAGGAGCATGCAATCTGAAACAGAAAGTGTTTACTgccatacatttatatttaaattttttagattGTAGTTTGACTACAGGTAATTTGTAACAAAACTTGCAAAATCTTGATAAGAGGAGGGATACTATAACTAACTGTGGATACATTCTTTAGTAAATAACAAATACATACTACTAGAAAAATTTTTAGGAACCAAAGACATGCATTTTTTGTAGATGGCTATACCTGGCTTATAGAGGTGTGAAAAAACGTTGAGCTAACACTGGCATTATTTCCATAAAAGTGACAATGCTGTCACTGAAAAGCTGTTTTAAATACATATCAGGTATGCTACTGCATGTATCTGATAATAGAGACATAATCATGCATATCACAACAAATATTCAGTAAGATCCTAATGTGCATAAAACTCTGGAATGACACAGTATTTGAATGATTAAGTATATCAATGACTATCTCTGATGGTCTTCTctggtatttttttctctcatcctAAGTCCTAAGTATTCTAAATTATAAAGGGGAAAATTAATATGAAAGATGATACAGAGACCTAGTAAACACTTGAAGAAGATACAACATCAaaggattttcatttttatcaatgAGCATCTAAAAGTTCTTAACTTGTGGTCCTATGGAAGCACATTAAGTGTGTTAGTACCTGTTTGCATAGCCTAGAACTCTGTAGAGatgttatatgtgtatacaattaCATATTTGAATTCTGTACTCTCTAAGTACTTGTATCTCTGGGTAAAGTAAGGGCAGCATTTAATCAACTTATACATAAAGAATTTCCTAATTAGTCTCACATCACCCATAAAGCCACGACTGCttcctcaaagaacaaaacagaggcCCCTAATGCTGTCTGAAGTCAGGACAACAGAGAGTGCTGTAACGTGAAataaccttttctctttttcccgtTGCATCTATGAATCCATTCCCTTATACTGGTTTTCAAAGAGGTTGAGATCTTGATAAATTATCTCCTACATAAACTTAAAATTTACTATTAACTGAAACAAGTCCTTAAttatcaaatgaaaacaaaaatgttcttattCATTAGTTTGCTTCTGTCTGTTATCCTTTGTGATATGACGTTGAGATGGGAAAGCACTTTTTAACGCTGTGTGGAAGTGAGAGGTTGTGAAGATGGTTAAATAAGTTGGGGCTCCAGCAGTGTTGTCGGGTGCCCACTGTTGCCAGTGTTGACCGAGTCAGGAGTTCCTAGGTTCTCATTTTGTAACAACTCATGAAACACAACTTTTGTGCTTGATATACATCAATATACATACCAAAATGTTAGACTGGCTTATCAAAACTGAGTTTCTAAACTAGTGAATACcattcaacaaaataaataaatctgagccAAAGGAATTTCCTTGTTAGGGAAACTTTCATCTACatttatgactttaaaaaaaatgtgacaaaaatCCATAGAGTGACTATGTGGAGTCTGTGATAGTTATTCTTCTCCCAGAGAGGTCACAATGTCTTAACAAGaaacaaaggagggagggaaggagagatggagggaggggggagggagggagggagggagggaagtaagggtttattctggctcagtTTTTGAGGGGATACTTTCTTATGACAAGGAAGGTATAACATTGGGAATGTGGGGGGCTGCTCTGTACACTCAGGgacactcaggaaacagaaagctCTAAGTCCTGGTGCTCTGTAAGCATCCCCTTTTTCATACAGACCAGAGCTCCAGACCATaaaatggtgccactcacagtaAGGGAGAATCTTCCCTCCTCAATTCACCTAATTTAGGTAATCCTCATGGATGTGTCCATGGTTTGTCTTTGAAGTACTCTAGATCCTGTCAGGCTGGCAATCAATGTAAACCAATGTACTGAACCCAGATATTCATCCTGATGGAAATATAAACAATTGGCTTGCTAATTTACTTTCACTGTGTGTATTTAAATGATTGACTAAAGCACAACTCTAGCAACTGTGTCGTTACAATGCATAGAAGCAAAATAAAGATAATACCCAAAGGGTATAGTGTAATAGAGTAGTACTTCAATTAGTTTGGGATTTTGTGCAGTGCTGTGACCACTTTAAGATATATACTGTTAATTCAGAactaactcactctctctctctctctctctctctctctctctctctctctctctctctctctctctcgttgaTAGAAGTAAATGGAATTACATAATCTACAATGAGGCAAGAAAAGAGTAAGAgtaagaaagaggagacagaaccaTGTCATTAGAAAAAAGATCCTAAACTAAGATGGTAGCTTGATGGTGCAGGAGAGTtagcttagtgattaagagcagttgctgcttTTGGACGAGGCTCAGGTCCCAGCATTGACTCACGGTGGCTCACAATGACCaataactccagtgccagggatcCAACACTTTATTCTGCATTCTTGAGAGCaccatgtggtacatatatatacatatagccaaaacactcatgcatataaaaataatttttaagaagatgATAGACTTAAATAAAATCATATCAATAGCAACAATGAGTATAAAACAGTACACATTCACCAATTAAAAGACAGAGGTTGCAATACTGAATAAACAGATTACACCCCTAGCCTGGCCTGATATGCAGATCACTAATCCTAGTTTCCTGAAAACCTGAGGCAGAAGTAGGATCAACACTTCTTAAAGTTCTCCCCTAGTGACTTCGTgagaacccatctcaaaattacagaaacaaaatgtcaggggatgtagctcagtagtaggcAGACGGCCAACATATCCATGAATTCAGTACCCAGTACCACCAACAAAGGAAAGCGGTATGATCCTAATTCATGTGGTCTACTAAAATCTACACTCAAGTTATATAGCATGTACATGTAAAAGGACAGAAAGGCTAAACACAGACGTGTGAGGATGTCTATATCTGTATCAAGCAAAATAGAGTCTTGATCGGATCccatgccagaaaaaaaaaaaaaaaaaaggatattaaAATGGTAATGGAAAAGAAACTGAATCACATTTACAGATTAGTTAAAAGTATTGCTTCTCTTTGACTTTCATGACTTGTAATTGTACCGTGGCTGGTAACTAGCATTTGAGGAGACTGAGTAAAAGTTTTCagacatttgtaaatattttaaaatgaaaacctaagcatactttaaaaactaaaatgttcTGCTCTTTGAAAAAGCAAGTGTTGgggggctggagccatggctgctcttccggaggtcctgagttcaattcccagcaaccacatggtggctcacaagcatctgtaatgggatctgatgccctcttctggtgtgtctgaagacagctgcagtggactcacatacataaaataaatcaatctttgaAAATGCAAGTGTAGAGAGGTACAAGCCTATGAccaagtcatctgagaggatgaGGTGGAATTACACTTCACATGCACTTGCCTACACAGAAAGATCTACTAGATCATCCAGTTAGATGTGTAAGTCCAGTGGATAGACCTTTTGAAATCTAAGTCAACATACAGTAGAGACACCTGCATACCCATTTTTATTGTAGTGTTATTGACAAG
This genomic stretch from Arvicanthis niloticus isolate mArvNil1 chromosome 30, mArvNil1.pat.X, whole genome shotgun sequence harbors:
- the Rnf146 gene encoding E3 ubiquitin-protein ligase RNF146; amino-acid sequence: MEMMAGCGEIDHSINMLPTSRKTNESCSNTAPSLTVPECAICLQTCVHPVSLPCKHVFCYLCVKGASWLGKRCALCRQEIPEDFLDKPTLLSPEELKAASRGNGEYAWYYEGRNGWWQYDERTSRELEDAFSKGKKNTEMLIAGFLYVADLENMVQYRRNEHGRRRKIKRDIVDIPKKGVAGLRLDCDTSTVNLARESSADGADSGSAQTGASVQLPVPSSARPLTSVDGQLTSPVTPSPDAGASLEDSFAHLQLSGDSIAERSHRGEGEEDHESPSSGRVPDTSVEETESDASSDSEDAPAVAAQHSLTQQRLLVSSANQTVADRADRSVAGGGTMSVNVRSRRPDGQCTVTEV